One region of Neorhodopirellula lusitana genomic DNA includes:
- a CDS encoding Na+/H+ antiporter NhaC family protein: MEQYGWLSLLPPLVAIVLAFVTRRVLVSLAAGGLCGAMILAVGGSASDGGAEGWGSRALWFLPDSMGVFMNAIWTSVSDHSHLMVFAFTMLLGAMVGVLEITGAMRASMLRLAGRVSDSRGGQTIIAVMGLVVFFDDYANTLLVGGTMQSTADRYGISRAKLAYLVDSTAAPVAGLAIVSTWVATELSYLEAGIAASDLAGSINAFEFFVQSVAYRFYPWLAIGLVFIIALTGRDFGPMRREELAALEKMRDSQNDSQGDLGDSSKEERAGGRDNGGGVDRWSRGGVQVFAIAFAPILVCLLVLIGVLVTTGWSEVGAENLRSLSDRVDGSGWTFWGLVYDAGNLLGSGDSYWALVAGGGAGLVVALMLADWGTAARRVRVFQGVFNGLQQMLPAMGVLWLAWALSGMTEQLDTGGFLSSVLTDRLDVRWLPTCVFLLGGVIAFSTGTSWGTMAILTPIAVSLVLDMQVSQEGLAAAGEATPIALATFGSVLAGAIFGDHCSPISDTTVLSSRACGCDHVTHVSTQMPYAMLAAAVCVVTGTVPVGFGVPVGVCFLAGMVGLVISVRLLGRRPSAGAEEF, from the coding sequence ATGGAACAATACGGATGGCTGAGTTTGTTGCCGCCATTGGTCGCGATCGTTTTGGCGTTTGTCACTCGCCGAGTGCTGGTCTCGTTGGCGGCGGGGGGGTTGTGCGGGGCAATGATCTTGGCGGTCGGTGGGAGTGCATCGGACGGCGGTGCCGAGGGCTGGGGGAGTCGTGCGTTATGGTTTTTGCCTGACTCGATGGGGGTGTTCATGAATGCCATTTGGACCTCGGTTTCGGATCACAGCCATTTAATGGTGTTCGCCTTCACAATGTTGTTGGGCGCGATGGTGGGCGTGTTGGAGATCACCGGGGCGATGCGAGCCTCGATGCTGCGTTTGGCGGGCCGGGTTTCGGATTCTCGCGGCGGTCAGACGATCATTGCGGTGATGGGGTTGGTGGTGTTCTTTGACGACTATGCCAACACGTTGCTGGTGGGTGGCACGATGCAGTCGACGGCCGATCGCTATGGGATTTCGAGAGCGAAGCTGGCCTATTTGGTGGATTCGACCGCGGCCCCGGTTGCGGGGTTGGCGATCGTGAGCACGTGGGTGGCGACGGAGTTGAGTTATTTGGAAGCGGGGATCGCGGCGTCGGATTTGGCGGGCTCGATCAATGCATTTGAGTTCTTTGTGCAGAGCGTTGCCTATCGTTTTTATCCTTGGCTGGCGATCGGCTTGGTGTTCATCATCGCGTTGACGGGACGAGATTTTGGTCCCATGCGACGAGAAGAACTTGCCGCGTTAGAAAAAATGCGTGACTCGCAAAATGATTCGCAGGGTGATTTAGGCGATTCGAGTAAAGAAGAGCGAGCAGGCGGGCGTGATAATGGTGGCGGCGTGGATCGGTGGAGTCGCGGCGGTGTTCAGGTGTTCGCAATCGCGTTTGCTCCAATCTTGGTTTGTTTGTTGGTATTGATTGGGGTTTTGGTGACGACAGGTTGGAGTGAGGTGGGGGCGGAGAATCTTCGCAGCCTGAGTGATCGTGTGGACGGCAGCGGATGGACGTTTTGGGGGCTTGTTTACGATGCGGGAAATTTGCTGGGGTCGGGTGATTCCTACTGGGCATTGGTGGCCGGCGGCGGTGCCGGGTTGGTGGTGGCATTGATGTTGGCGGATTGGGGAACGGCCGCTCGCCGGGTGCGCGTGTTCCAGGGGGTGTTCAACGGGCTGCAGCAGATGTTGCCGGCGATGGGAGTGCTTTGGTTGGCGTGGGCGCTGTCGGGGATGACGGAGCAGTTGGACACGGGCGGGTTTTTGTCGAGCGTGTTGACTGATCGGCTGGACGTGCGGTGGTTGCCGACGTGTGTGTTTTTGTTGGGCGGGGTGATTGCGTTTTCGACGGGGACGAGTTGGGGCACGATGGCAATTTTGACGCCGATCGCGGTCAGCCTGGTGCTTGATATGCAGGTCAGCCAAGAGGGTTTGGCGGCCGCGGGTGAGGCGACGCCGATCGCTTTGGCGACGTTTGGCAGCGTTTTGGCTGGGGCCATTTTTGGCGATCACTGTTCGCCCATTTCCGACACGACCGTGCTTTCGAGCCGGGCGTGCGGGTGTGACCATGTCACTCACGTGAGCACGCAGATGCCCTACGCAATGCTGGCCGCGGCGGTATGCGTGGTGACGGGAACGGTGCCGGTGGGATTTGGGGTGCCAGTCGGGGTTTGTTTCCTGGCCGGGATGGTGGGTTTGGTGATCTCGGTGCGATTGCTGGGGCGACGGCCGTCAGCGGGTGCGGAAGAATTTTGA
- a CDS encoding CPBP family glutamic-type intramembrane protease yields the protein METTAESVELGVFEWMLATISLLILCAFLSSLWKWVSLLRQGKRLFGPQALVIPRPRPRPYWSVIHAAVFYGFVIVVSVILSGIASAVGWIDLDALSEEGSPISVAQLLISSIAMLAATVSTILIALPLRPKVPVANGPSGGGSITGVLGECEGALESNASDAGHSSITDQSVSQQADSLHPVPHARPGFGWRLRRGDISLGVVAAWLILPPTMLMMGAVSALQEYSHPVLDALKPEDPSQGPDYAIFAALFFTTAIVTPIVEEFWFRGLLQGGLQRLADAPGDARRWLGRPVPVSTTGSAFVSDDVIVAEVVETGNPYQASVVGDDFAGKGAAESLDSANVQSSDAGNTAASLGTRSDWTPTAIWPMFLASLLFALAHWGQGLAPIPLFFLSLGLGYLYRQTGSLIPSITVHFILNGFTMSATMLEMMK from the coding sequence ATGGAAACGACCGCCGAATCGGTAGAGCTGGGCGTCTTTGAGTGGATGCTCGCTACGATTTCGTTGCTGATCCTGTGTGCGTTTCTCAGTTCGCTTTGGAAGTGGGTGTCGTTGCTTCGTCAGGGGAAGCGGCTGTTTGGTCCTCAGGCATTGGTGATTCCGAGACCGCGTCCGCGTCCGTACTGGAGCGTGATTCATGCGGCGGTGTTTTATGGCTTCGTGATCGTGGTCAGCGTGATCTTGAGCGGGATCGCATCGGCGGTGGGCTGGATCGATTTGGATGCCCTGTCCGAAGAGGGCTCGCCCATCAGTGTCGCTCAATTGTTGATTAGCTCGATCGCGATGTTGGCGGCAACCGTTTCAACGATTCTGATCGCGTTGCCGTTGCGGCCCAAAGTTCCTGTTGCCAACGGTCCGTCTGGTGGTGGTTCGATTACCGGTGTGCTGGGTGAGTGTGAGGGTGCGCTTGAATCCAACGCGTCGGACGCAGGTCACTCATCGATCACGGATCAATCGGTATCGCAGCAAGCTGACTCGCTGCATCCGGTGCCGCATGCCCGTCCGGGGTTTGGTTGGCGTTTACGACGAGGCGACATCTCGTTGGGCGTGGTTGCGGCTTGGCTGATTCTGCCGCCGACGATGTTGATGATGGGGGCAGTGTCGGCGCTCCAGGAATACTCGCATCCGGTGCTGGATGCGTTGAAGCCAGAAGACCCCAGTCAGGGTCCGGACTATGCCATTTTCGCCGCCTTGTTTTTCACCACCGCGATCGTGACTCCGATTGTCGAAGAGTTCTGGTTTCGCGGTTTGTTGCAAGGTGGACTACAGCGGTTAGCGGACGCGCCGGGGGACGCTCGGCGTTGGTTGGGGCGACCGGTTCCGGTTTCGACAACGGGCTCAGCATTTGTCTCGGATGACGTCATCGTGGCGGAAGTGGTGGAGACGGGAAATCCATATCAAGCTTCGGTTGTTGGCGATGATTTTGCCGGCAAGGGGGCGGCCGAGTCGTTGGATTCCGCAAACGTCCAGTCGTCCGACGCGGGCAACACGGCGGCAAGTTTGGGCACCCGGTCGGACTGGACGCCGACTGCGATCTGGCCAATGTTTTTGGCGAGTTTGCTGTTTGCGTTGGCGCACTGGGGCCAGGGGTTGGCTCCGATTCCGTTGTTCTTTTTGTCGTTGGGGCTCGGGTACCTGTACCGTCAAACGGGCTCGTTGATTCCGTCGATTACGGTTCACTTCATCCTCAACGGTTTCACCATGAGTGCGACGATGCTGGAGATGATGAAATGA
- the pgsA gene encoding CDP-diacylglycerol--glycerol-3-phosphate 3-phosphatidyltransferase, with protein sequence MPGPSIYNVPNALTSVRFALAIAVMALIPMGMPLAALITFLVAVSTDWMDGYWARKYGQVTKLGRIFDPFVDKIIICGSFIALVELPNSPVASWMATIVVARELLVTSLRGIIEGGGGDFSASWLGKWKMVVQCAAVVSVLLMLVIDPVPEWLGPTTTALVWAAIGITVYSGVDYTLIAARVMQNPTTENHPTDRD encoded by the coding sequence ATGCCAGGTCCTTCGATTTACAACGTGCCCAATGCGTTGACATCGGTTCGATTCGCGTTAGCGATCGCGGTCATGGCGTTGATCCCGATGGGGATGCCGTTGGCGGCGCTGATCACGTTTCTAGTCGCGGTTTCGACGGACTGGATGGACGGCTATTGGGCTCGCAAGTACGGGCAAGTCACCAAGCTGGGCCGGATTTTTGATCCGTTTGTCGACAAGATCATCATTTGCGGTTCGTTCATCGCGTTGGTGGAACTGCCAAATAGCCCGGTGGCGTCTTGGATGGCAACGATCGTGGTGGCTCGCGAGTTGTTGGTCACCAGCTTGCGTGGGATCATCGAAGGCGGGGGCGGCGACTTTTCGGCGAGTTGGTTGGGCAAGTGGAAGATGGTGGTGCAGTGTGCCGCCGTGGTTTCCGTCTTGTTGATGCTGGTGATTGACCCGGTTCCAGAATGGCTGGGGCCAACGACGACGGCATTGGTGTGGGCGGCAATCGGGATCACGGTTTATTCCGGTGTGGACTACACCCTGATTGCGGCTCGAGTGATGCAGAATCCAACGACAGAGAATCATCCAACGGATCGAGATTGA